One part of the Dyadobacter sp. 676 genome encodes these proteins:
- a CDS encoding two-component regulator propeller domain-containing protein translates to MHKLSADGTWLQSFHYQHGNRHSISNNMVFAIGVQGRHELWICTDGGLNIMDTRTGQVTRHSPDPRRPFSITNKSIRSILPDPAGICWLGTYKGGVNKYDRNLTIFGLKRCDPYDPYGLNAPFVTSFAENANGDIFVGTDDGGLNLYHRKTNLFSKYVINPRNKAASSGLAVLSLALTAPDELWIGTFQDGLFVLNPETGRFQQFTQGADTASLASNDIFSLTKDSKGRLWIGTNGAGVNLLDLKTRRFERLFAPNVDRSRRLIPLNAYIRDILEDRHGNIWIASHGTGIAVLDPEKRRATLLDRETSGLPGNNVLSLLEDRDGNIWAGTGGEGLAFYDRKTKKFITYGTREGLPSGMVNKVLQDMQGRIWVSTNEGVSAFDPIKKKFTNYTAYNGLQNNTFAQGAGLRASDGLLFFGGIAGFNYLDTRSLKKTAGVPPVILKDLKVGNRTITSGDSNLIDADISVARSIRLDYKQNFSIGYAALNYTNPKQTVYRYRLAGLQQEWQQAGPGSTASYTNLSPGDYRFEVQASTNDTDWSPAATIDVTVKPPFYLTIYAYLFYVAAPLASVFFMRRRGIRRLQRKFREEQQRRETERAQELDRLKIKFLTNLSHEFRTPISLILAPVENLLAQPTSPDSQPQILAIRRNAKRLLNLVDQLLDFRKLQDHELKADLKRDDIVPFVRDACDSFNDLSQRKRIGFVFDSAVEHLPIDFDADKMERILFNLLSNAFKFTPEGGQVRLQLTCGPDDAGRHWLHIRVSDTGIGISPEQHEKIFERFFQDEADNPVLNQGSGIGLSIVREFVQMHGGFITVGSERGKGSVFTVGLPCPAAPCSAAETPAAPHFRQIPLPPSEPAETVHEPDAGEMRKVLIVEDNAEFRHYLKEHLEPNYQVLEASDGKEGWQKALGYHPELIVSDIAMPGMDGISLSRKIKADKRTSHIPIILLTASTGEEQQLKGLSSGANDYLTKPFNFDILNVKINNLLLLNRLLKNVYSRQITVTGRNVEIESGDVKLLRDMLSYIEDNLNSSQLSVENLARHVGMSRGTLYSRVLEMSGQTPIEFIRSIKLEKAAILLEKSDMNVSQISYTAGFATPNYFTKSFKAKFNMLPSEYKAVKRKTPVQADIIQTVIQ, encoded by the coding sequence TTGCATAAACTTTCGGCGGACGGGACCTGGTTGCAAAGTTTTCACTACCAGCACGGCAACCGGCATTCGATCAGCAACAATATGGTCTTCGCAATCGGGGTCCAGGGCCGTCATGAGCTATGGATTTGTACGGATGGCGGGTTGAACATCATGGATACCAGAACCGGCCAGGTTACCCGGCACTCACCCGACCCCAGGCGGCCGTTCAGCATAACGAATAAGTCTATACGCAGCATTCTCCCGGACCCCGCCGGCATCTGCTGGCTGGGGACCTATAAGGGGGGAGTCAATAAATACGATCGTAACCTGACTATTTTTGGTCTGAAACGTTGCGATCCCTACGATCCCTATGGATTAAACGCTCCGTTTGTAACCTCTTTCGCGGAGAACGCGAACGGTGATATTTTTGTCGGTACGGACGACGGCGGATTGAACCTTTACCACCGAAAGACCAATCTGTTCAGCAAATACGTCATCAACCCCAGGAACAAGGCGGCATCTTCGGGACTGGCCGTCCTTTCGCTGGCGCTCACCGCCCCGGACGAACTCTGGATCGGCACCTTTCAGGATGGATTGTTTGTGCTGAATCCGGAAACGGGGCGCTTTCAACAGTTTACGCAGGGGGCCGACACCGCGTCGCTGGCGAGCAACGACATTTTTTCGCTTACCAAAGACAGCAAGGGACGGCTGTGGATCGGGACCAACGGCGCGGGTGTCAATCTTCTCGACCTGAAAACCAGGCGCTTTGAAAGGCTGTTCGCACCCAATGTGGACCGGAGCCGAAGGCTCATTCCGTTGAATGCATACATTCGCGACATCCTGGAAGACCGGCACGGGAATATCTGGATCGCCTCGCATGGCACCGGCATCGCCGTTCTCGATCCCGAAAAACGCCGGGCGACCTTGCTCGACCGCGAGACCTCCGGGCTGCCGGGTAACAATGTGCTAAGCCTTCTGGAAGACCGTGACGGCAACATCTGGGCCGGTACCGGCGGCGAAGGGCTGGCGTTTTATGACCGCAAGACAAAGAAGTTCATCACCTACGGAACAAGGGAGGGATTGCCCAGCGGGATGGTCAACAAGGTTTTGCAGGACATGCAGGGGCGCATTTGGGTGAGCACCAACGAGGGCGTCAGCGCTTTTGACCCCATTAAAAAGAAATTCACCAACTACACGGCTTATAACGGCCTTCAAAACAACACATTTGCCCAGGGAGCCGGCCTGCGCGCCTCCGACGGCCTGCTTTTTTTCGGCGGCATCGCGGGGTTCAATTACCTCGATACCCGCAGCCTGAAAAAGACCGCCGGTGTGCCGCCGGTTATTTTGAAGGACCTCAAAGTCGGGAACCGCACGATTACTTCCGGGGATTCCAACCTGATCGACGCCGACATTTCGGTCGCCAGGTCCATCCGGCTGGATTACAAGCAGAACTTCTCGATCGGGTACGCTGCGCTGAATTACACCAACCCAAAGCAGACCGTCTACCGGTACCGGCTGGCTGGCCTGCAACAGGAATGGCAGCAGGCAGGGCCCGGCAGCACGGCCAGCTACACCAACCTTAGTCCCGGCGATTACCGTTTCGAAGTGCAGGCCAGTACCAACGACACCGACTGGAGCCCGGCCGCCACCATCGACGTAACCGTGAAACCACCCTTTTATCTGACCATTTACGCCTACCTCTTTTATGTAGCGGCACCACTCGCCTCGGTGTTCTTCATGCGGCGACGTGGTATCCGAAGGCTGCAACGGAAATTCCGCGAAGAGCAGCAGCGGCGGGAAACCGAGCGCGCGCAGGAGCTGGACAGGCTGAAAATCAAGTTTCTGACAAACCTCAGCCACGAGTTCAGGACGCCCATATCCCTCATTCTGGCACCTGTGGAAAATCTGCTGGCCCAGCCCACTTCCCCCGATTCGCAGCCGCAAATCCTCGCCATTCGCCGCAATGCGAAACGGCTGCTGAACCTGGTCGACCAACTACTGGATTTCAGGAAATTGCAGGACCATGAACTCAAAGCGGACCTGAAACGGGACGACATTGTGCCGTTCGTCCGCGACGCCTGCGATTCGTTCAACGACCTGTCCCAGCGAAAGCGTATCGGCTTTGTTTTCGACAGCGCCGTAGAACACCTGCCGATCGATTTCGACGCGGATAAAATGGAACGGATTCTGTTCAATCTGCTTTCCAACGCATTCAAATTCACGCCCGAGGGGGGCCAGGTACGCCTGCAACTGACCTGCGGCCCGGATGACGCCGGGCGGCATTGGCTTCATATCCGCGTCTCCGACACCGGCATCGGCATTTCGCCGGAGCAGCACGAGAAGATCTTCGAGCGTTTTTTTCAGGACGAGGCCGACAACCCGGTACTCAACCAGGGCAGCGGCATCGGCCTGTCGATCGTCCGGGAATTTGTGCAAATGCACGGCGGGTTTATAACCGTCGGCAGCGAGCGGGGCAAAGGCAGCGTATTCACAGTCGGGCTTCCATGCCCTGCGGCGCCTTGCAGCGCAGCGGAGACGCCAGCTGCTCCCCATTTCCGGCAAATACCCCTCCCGCCTTCCGAACCTGCGGAGACCGTGCACGAACCGGATGCCGGGGAAATGCGCAAGGTATTGATCGTGGAAGACAATGCGGAGTTCCGGCATTACCTGAAAGAGCACCTCGAACCGAACTACCAGGTCCTGGAAGCATCCGACGGTAAAGAAGGCTGGCAAAAAGCGCTCGGATATCACCCGGAACTGATCGTAAGCGACATTGCCATGCCCGGGATGGACGGGATCAGTTTAAGCCGTAAAATCAAGGCCGACAAACGCACGAGCCACATTCCGATTATCCTCCTCACGGCCTCGACCGGCGAAGAGCAACAGCTTAAAGGACTCAGTTCGGGAGCCAACGACTACCTGACCAAGCCATTCAATTTTGATATACTGAATGTCAAGATCAATAACCTGCTGCTGCTCAACCGCCTTCTGAAAAACGTGTATTCGAGGCAGATTACCGTCACAGGCAGGAATGTTGAAATCGAATCGGGCGATGTGAAGCTGCTCAGGGACATGCTTTCCTATATTGAGGACAATCTGAACTCGTCGCAGCTAAGCGTGGAAAACCTGGCCCGGCACGTGGGAATGAGCCGCGGTACGCTGTACAGCAGGGTGCTGGAAATGAGCGGTCAGACGCCAATTGAATTTATCCGGTCGATCAAGCTCGAAAAAGCGGCTATATTACTGGAAAAGAGCGACATGAACGTTTCGCAGATTTCCTATACGGCCGGCTTTGCCACGCCCAATTATTTTACCAAATCGTTCAAGGCCAAATTCAATATGCTGCCCTCGGAATACAAAGCCGTGAAACGGAAAACGCCCGTCCAGGCAGACATAATCCAAACCGTCATCCAATAA
- a CDS encoding tetratricopeptide repeat protein: MDWQSGLLIAYRGIGLHYQRKGAFLEAAYYFQKGLLIAEKTNDRNYRIETYKSLGAAYSAAGDFKRSMDALKAAEKIAIRFGKEAYISVANEIGNTHFSAKEFLLAKGRYLQCIRLNVPIDSARQCWFLINLAGTYQALHLYDLAIGTYSELFRYDKYLTREDRIVSMANFGRLYNSLGNPNKALRLAQTAERYVQGKEGHYTLQLLYRTLAEALKAKGEWRKAYEAQARSYQYRDSMLSQDQRQRLEAVKVGYESEKRRADLEIVREEMNLQREQNTLLWAGTIVCALMGSVVLFFYIQVRKKRAQIERQKNEISVLNGFLEERIEQRTAELQRANLELAYKNKDIQEALLTGQTLERQRVAAELHDNLGGTLTAIQWYLDAMAIRSEPGRGGNNYVELNGMVSRAYSEVRLLAHHMMPEVLQKEGLENALQQLSVPINQSDRLKLSLKIDEVSQNLSTKQRFELYSIALELCTNVLKHSHATHALLELYRFENEVILRVSDNGIGITSENRAKRNGFQEHHGAGRIDCGEIHGSLGSERRKQFPGYGTYAGSVTGIGGKFRS, translated from the coding sequence ATGGATTGGCAATCGGGGTTGCTGATTGCCTACCGGGGAATAGGTCTTCATTACCAGCGGAAGGGCGCTTTCCTGGAAGCGGCCTATTACTTTCAGAAAGGACTTCTCATCGCCGAAAAAACTAACGACCGCAATTATCGGATAGAAACTTATAAGTCTTTGGGAGCAGCATACAGCGCTGCCGGCGATTTCAAAAGGAGTATGGATGCGTTGAAAGCGGCGGAGAAAATTGCGATCAGGTTTGGCAAGGAAGCCTATATTTCCGTAGCGAACGAAATTGGAAATACACACTTTTCAGCCAAAGAGTTTCTGCTTGCAAAAGGGAGGTACCTGCAATGTATCCGGCTGAATGTCCCGATAGATTCGGCCCGGCAGTGTTGGTTCCTGATCAACCTGGCGGGCACTTACCAGGCATTACACTTGTACGACCTCGCCATCGGTACTTACTCGGAACTATTCCGCTATGACAAATACCTCACCCGGGAGGACAGAATCGTTTCCATGGCCAATTTCGGCCGGCTCTACAATTCGCTCGGCAACCCGAATAAAGCTCTTCGGCTGGCTCAAACGGCAGAGCGATATGTGCAGGGAAAAGAAGGCCATTACACGCTGCAGCTGCTCTACCGTACCCTGGCCGAGGCGTTGAAAGCAAAAGGCGAATGGAGGAAAGCCTACGAAGCGCAGGCAAGGTCTTACCAGTATCGCGACAGTATGCTGTCGCAGGACCAGAGACAGCGGCTGGAGGCGGTAAAGGTCGGTTACGAGAGCGAAAAACGGCGTGCCGACCTTGAAATAGTCAGGGAGGAAATGAACCTGCAGCGGGAACAGAATACGCTTTTGTGGGCGGGCACCATTGTGTGTGCATTGATGGGAAGCGTGGTGCTGTTTTTTTATATCCAGGTTAGAAAAAAACGTGCGCAGATTGAGCGGCAAAAAAATGAAATATCTGTTCTGAACGGTTTCCTTGAAGAGCGGATCGAACAGCGAACGGCAGAACTGCAGAGAGCCAACCTTGAACTTGCATATAAAAACAAGGATATTCAGGAAGCGCTGCTGACGGGCCAGACGCTGGAAAGACAACGGGTCGCCGCCGAATTGCACGATAACCTCGGTGGAACGCTGACGGCCATTCAATGGTACCTCGATGCCATGGCGATACGGAGCGAGCCGGGGAGGGGCGGGAACAATTACGTCGAGCTAAACGGCATGGTCAGCAGGGCATACTCGGAGGTGCGTTTGCTGGCACACCATATGATGCCGGAAGTTCTGCAAAAGGAAGGTCTCGAAAACGCTCTGCAACAACTTTCGGTACCGATTAACCAGTCGGACCGGTTAAAATTATCGCTGAAAATCGATGAAGTAAGTCAAAACCTTTCTACGAAGCAAAGGTTTGAACTTTACAGTATTGCCCTTGAACTGTGCACGAACGTACTCAAACACTCGCATGCGACACATGCCTTGCTGGAACTCTATCGATTTGAAAATGAGGTCATTTTAAGGGTTTCGGACAATGGCATCGGCATCACGAGCGAGAATCGCGCTAAAAGGAATGGGTTTCAGGAACATCATGGTGCGGGTCGAATCGATTGCGGGGAAATTCACGGTTCACTCGGTTCCGAACGAAGGAAGCAATTTCCTGGTTACGGTACCTATGCAGGATCAGTTACCGGTATTGGCGGCAAGTTCCGGTCGTGA
- a CDS encoding alpha-glucuronidase family glycosyl hydrolase: MLSVKFLFRTAKNPGWLLLLAFLAACKTAYADDGYRLWLKYELIGNAAVREDYIKSFRFIATTDTGAVAGHAVQELRAGLSGLTGKQIPLVKTPEPNAKGIILAISPRGQASGDGFAINLQAGNTIITAGSPAGLLYGSFALLRHLQQHLPLEKVVGESHPKVQLRMLNHWDNPEGTIERGYAGSSLWKWYELPETTDPRYYDYARANASIGINGTVVNNVNASARFLTTEYLQKVAALAGIFRQYGIKTYLSVHFAAPKTLGGLKTSDPLDPEVRKWWADKVKEIYRIIPDFGGFLVKANSEGEPGPQDYGRTHADGANMLAQALESFGGVVIWRAFVYKADPAADRFKAAYEEFVPLDGRFAKNVIVQVKNGPIDFQPREPFSPLFGNMPKTPLGMEYQLTQEYLGFATHWVYEAPVFKECLDSDTYVNGKGSTVARVVDGSLHNYPLTCMAGVANTGSDRNWTGHPMAQANWYAFGRLAWNHTLSPETIAEEWIRLTLTHRAEDVATVSEIMQRSREIYVGYNTPLGLSRPWTGSHYAPEPWQNRSSRPDWTAVYYHRADSLGLGFDRTASGSNALQQYSGRAREVWQDPRTCPLPYLLWFHHVPWTQKLGTGRNLWEELCNRFYTGADSVLWMQRQWTRVQPSIDPEIFANVKTRLAKQYREAIWWRDAWVLYLQTFARQPVPAIYARPTRTLEEVRKSVNAYLIR; this comes from the coding sequence ATGCTATCTGTAAAGTTCCTTTTCCGAACTGCCAAAAATCCAGGGTGGCTGCTTTTACTGGCTTTCCTGGCTGCCTGCAAAACGGCATATGCCGATGACGGTTACCGTTTGTGGCTCAAATATGAGCTGATCGGGAATGCGGCTGTGAGAGAGGATTATATCAAATCGTTCCGTTTTATCGCAACGACGGATACCGGCGCGGTCGCAGGTCACGCGGTGCAGGAACTTCGGGCGGGTCTTTCGGGGCTAACCGGGAAGCAAATACCCTTGGTTAAAACCCCGGAACCGAATGCAAAGGGCATTATTCTGGCTATTTCTCCGCGCGGGCAAGCAAGCGGCGACGGCTTCGCGATTAACCTCCAAGCCGGCAACACCATTATTACGGCCGGAAGCCCGGCAGGCCTGTTATATGGCAGCTTCGCATTGCTACGGCATTTGCAACAGCATTTGCCCCTGGAAAAAGTGGTCGGCGAATCGCATCCGAAGGTACAACTACGGATGCTGAACCATTGGGATAATCCCGAAGGCACTATCGAGCGGGGTTATGCGGGCTCGTCGTTGTGGAAATGGTACGAGCTGCCCGAGACGACCGATCCCCGCTATTACGACTACGCCCGGGCAAATGCGTCCATCGGCATCAACGGCACAGTAGTGAATAACGTGAATGCCAGCGCCCGTTTCCTGACGACCGAATATCTGCAAAAAGTGGCGGCATTGGCAGGCATTTTCAGGCAGTATGGTATCAAAACCTACTTGTCCGTCCACTTTGCAGCCCCCAAAACACTCGGCGGCCTGAAAACATCCGACCCGCTCGACCCGGAGGTAAGGAAATGGTGGGCCGACAAAGTAAAAGAAATTTACCGGATCATCCCCGACTTCGGCGGCTTTCTCGTGAAGGCAAACTCCGAAGGCGAGCCCGGTCCCCAGGATTACGGGCGTACCCATGCCGACGGCGCTAACATGCTGGCGCAGGCGCTCGAATCATTCGGCGGCGTGGTGATCTGGCGCGCATTCGTGTACAAGGCAGACCCGGCGGCTGACCGGTTTAAGGCCGCTTATGAAGAATTTGTCCCGCTGGACGGCCGGTTTGCGAAGAATGTGATCGTGCAGGTCAAAAACGGGCCCATCGATTTCCAGCCGAGGGAGCCTTTTTCGCCATTGTTCGGCAATATGCCCAAAACGCCGCTCGGTATGGAGTACCAGCTCACGCAGGAATACCTGGGTTTCGCGACGCACTGGGTTTACGAAGCTCCGGTTTTCAAGGAATGCCTCGATTCCGATACCTATGTGAACGGTAAAGGATCGACCGTTGCCCGCGTCGTCGACGGTTCGTTGCATAATTATCCGCTAACCTGCATGGCGGGCGTAGCCAACACCGGTTCCGACCGCAACTGGACGGGCCACCCGATGGCGCAGGCCAACTGGTACGCATTCGGGCGATTGGCCTGGAACCACACACTGAGCCCCGAAACGATCGCAGAAGAATGGATACGACTTACACTGACGCATCGGGCAGAGGACGTAGCGACCGTTTCGGAGATCATGCAGCGGTCACGTGAGATTTATGTCGGCTATAACACGCCCCTCGGCCTCTCGCGCCCATGGACGGGCAGCCATTACGCGCCGGAACCCTGGCAAAACCGCAGTTCCCGCCCCGACTGGACGGCCGTATATTACCACCGGGCCGACTCACTCGGTCTCGGGTTCGACCGTACCGCCAGCGGCAGCAATGCATTGCAGCAATACAGCGGTCGGGCGCGCGAGGTGTGGCAAGATCCCCGGACCTGCCCGCTCCCCTATCTGCTCTGGTTTCACCATGTGCCTTGGACACAAAAGCTGGGCACCGGCAGAAACCTGTGGGAGGAACTATGCAACAGGTTCTACACCGGTGCAGACTCGGTATTATGGATGCAGCGACAATGGACCCGGGTGCAGCCGTCGATAGACCCTGAGATTTTTGCCAATGTCAAAACCCGGCTTGCCAAGCAATACCGGGAAGCGATATGGTGGCGTGACGCCTGGGTGCTGTACTTGCAGACGTTCGCACGGCAGCCCGTTCCCGCCATTTACGCCCGACCGACCCGGACATTGGAAGAGGTCAGGAAGAGCGTAAATGCCTATCTGATCCGGTGA
- the chrA gene encoding chromate efflux transporter yields MCITASGGATLTGLSFVLPSFVMVVLLGIAYQLFGGLPWMQSVFYGVGSAVIGIIAVSCYKLTVKSVSKLEPGAIKDRWLLWLFFLLMAVVTAVTQREEVWLFIILGLVYMVIQAPPRGLRRNAHSVSAILLAGTGFWQTDGDKLIRIALFFTEAGAFVFGSGLAIIPFLHAGIVNELRWLDEQQFLDSVAVAMITPGPVVITVGFIGFLVSGFPGATVAALGVFLPCFIFTVLPAPYFKRIAKNESIKAFVDGITAAVIGALVGSVFVIASRSIVDVPSAAIALVTVLALVYVKKLQEPYIIGIAAIAGICLKGGLL; encoded by the coding sequence ATGTGCATTACGGCATCTGGGGGGGCTACGCTCACCGGCCTGAGCTTCGTATTGCCATCGTTTGTCATGGTTGTGCTGCTCGGGATCGCCTACCAGCTGTTTGGCGGGCTGCCGTGGATGCAATCCGTCTTTTACGGCGTCGGCTCGGCGGTGATCGGCATTATCGCCGTGAGCTGCTATAAGCTGACGGTCAAATCCGTCAGCAAGCTCGAACCGGGTGCTATCAAAGACCGCTGGCTGCTATGGCTCTTCTTTCTGCTCATGGCCGTGGTAACGGCCGTCACCCAACGCGAAGAAGTATGGCTTTTCATTATCCTCGGACTCGTGTATATGGTTATCCAGGCGCCGCCCCGCGGGCTTCGCCGCAATGCGCATTCCGTATCCGCGATCCTGCTTGCAGGAACAGGCTTCTGGCAAACCGACGGCGACAAATTGATCCGCATCGCATTATTTTTCACGGAAGCCGGCGCCTTCGTTTTCGGCAGCGGGCTTGCGATTATTCCCTTTTTGCACGCGGGTATCGTCAACGAGCTGCGTTGGCTCGACGAGCAGCAATTCCTTGATTCGGTTGCCGTTGCTATGATTACCCCCGGGCCGGTCGTGATTACCGTAGGTTTCATAGGCTTCCTCGTTTCCGGCTTCCCCGGCGCTACCGTCGCCGCGCTGGGCGTTTTTCTTCCTTGCTTCATATTCACCGTCCTTCCCGCTCCCTATTTTAAAAGGATCGCAAAAAACGAAAGCATCAAGGCATTCGTGGACGGCATTACCGCCGCTGTGATCGGCGCGCTCGTGGGCTCGGTATTCGTGATCGCCAGCCGGTCCATCGTGGATGTCCCTTCGGCTGCAATTGCCCTTGTTACCGTGCTGGCGCTGGTTTATGTGAAAAAATTGCAGGAACCGTACATCATCGGAATTGCGGCAATAGCAGGAATTTGTTTGAAGGGAGGGTTGCTGTAA